One Amorphoplanes digitatis genomic window carries:
- a CDS encoding DUF1707 SHOCT-like domain-containing protein, whose product MAREVVPRPGVETMRAADADRHKIAEELKAALDEGRLSLGEYDDRVREAYAARTYADLLGLVADLPKPGLSAAEVHARRMAEARRLARKMPLALQVLWTIWASVAAVNLMVWFVVEVTITGHVYPWPIWVLVPGAALAATTVGVQSIRRQQRRR is encoded by the coding sequence ATGGCGAGGGAAGTCGTGCCGCGACCCGGTGTCGAGACGATGCGTGCGGCGGACGCCGACCGTCACAAGATCGCCGAGGAGCTGAAGGCGGCGCTCGACGAGGGCCGGCTCTCCCTCGGCGAATACGACGACCGGGTGCGCGAGGCATACGCGGCCCGCACCTACGCCGACCTGCTCGGCCTGGTGGCGGACCTGCCGAAGCCGGGCCTGAGCGCGGCCGAGGTGCACGCCCGCCGCATGGCGGAGGCCCGCCGCCTGGCCCGCAAGATGCCGTTGGCGTTGCAGGTCCTCTGGACCATCTGGGCGTCGGTCGCGGCCGTCAACCTGATGGTCTGGTTCGTCGTCGAGGTGACCATCACCGGCCACGTCTACCCGTGGCCGATCTGGGTGCTCGTGCCCGGCGCCGCCCTCGCCGCCACCACGGTCGGCGTCCAGTCGATCCGCCGGCAGCAGCGCCGCCGGTAG
- a CDS encoding YajQ family cyclic di-GMP-binding protein, whose amino-acid sequence MAASPSFDIVSKVDGQEVDNAFHQAEKELGTRFDFRGTGTTIAKSGENGVTITSETEERAVAALDVYKEKLVKRNISLKSLEAGEPRQSGKTYKIDCKVLEGIEADKAKAISKKIRDEGPKGVQAQIQGDQLRVTGKKRDDLQAVIALLKAEDFGVALQFTNYR is encoded by the coding sequence ATGGCAGCCAGTCCGTCGTTCGACATCGTCAGCAAGGTCGACGGCCAGGAGGTGGACAACGCCTTCCACCAGGCGGAGAAGGAGCTCGGTACCCGGTTCGACTTCCGGGGGACCGGGACGACGATCGCGAAGTCGGGGGAGAACGGGGTCACCATCACCTCCGAGACCGAGGAGCGGGCCGTCGCCGCGCTCGACGTCTACAAGGAGAAGCTGGTCAAGCGGAACATCTCGCTGAAGTCGCTCGAGGCCGGCGAGCCGCGGCAGTCCGGCAAGACCTACAAGATCGACTGCAAGGTGCTCGAGGGTATCGAGGCCGACAAGGCCAAGGCGATCAGCAAGAAGATCCGCGACGAGGGCCCGAAGGGCGTGCAGGCGCAGATCCAGGGCGACCAGCTGCGGGTCACCGGCAAGAAGCGTGACGACCTCCAGGCCGTCATCGCGCTGCTCAAGGCCGAGGACTTCGGCGTCGCGTTGCAGTTCACGAACTACCGGTAA
- a CDS encoding GNAT family N-acetyltransferase, whose amino-acid sequence MTWHITDSVDDFLAGAGEFLRASPVENTLLLTVSETVRERGPNAFGAEPPIFGWCDGGAFLRTPPRAAVLSAMSPAAAADLAGRLGGTPLPAVAGPDAVAEAFSREWQRRTGATPRVTGRMRLFRLGALVPPTPPAPGRARVAGPGDRGLLLDWTNAFLRELGEPPTADELVDDRISYGGLRLWEVDGEPVSMAGATRRDAGMVRVLSVYTPPEHRTRGYAGAVTVSVSQAALDAGASDVVLFTDLANPTSNALYQRIGYLPIEDRSVVEFAS is encoded by the coding sequence ATGACTTGGCACATCACCGACAGCGTCGACGACTTCCTCGCCGGGGCCGGTGAGTTCCTGCGCGCCAGCCCGGTGGAGAACACCCTGCTCCTGACCGTCAGCGAGACCGTGCGCGAACGCGGCCCCAACGCCTTCGGCGCCGAGCCGCCGATCTTCGGCTGGTGCGACGGCGGCGCCTTTCTGCGTACGCCGCCCCGCGCCGCCGTGCTCAGCGCGATGTCCCCGGCCGCCGCGGCGGACCTGGCCGGCCGGCTCGGCGGCACGCCGCTGCCCGCCGTCGCCGGGCCCGACGCGGTCGCGGAGGCCTTCTCCCGGGAGTGGCAACGCCGCACCGGCGCGACGCCGCGCGTCACCGGGCGCATGCGCCTGTTCCGCCTCGGCGCGCTGGTGCCACCGACCCCGCCGGCGCCCGGCCGGGCCCGCGTCGCCGGACCCGGCGACCGCGGCCTGCTCCTCGACTGGACGAACGCGTTCCTGCGGGAGCTCGGCGAGCCCCCGACCGCTGACGAACTGGTCGACGACCGGATCTCGTACGGTGGCCTGCGGCTGTGGGAGGTCGACGGCGAGCCGGTATCGATGGCCGGCGCCACCCGCAGGGACGCCGGGATGGTCCGGGTGCTGTCGGTCTACACGCCGCCCGAGCACCGGACCCGGGGCTACGCGGGCGCGGTCACCGTCTCCGTCAGCCAGGCCGCCCTGGACGCCGGCGCGAGCGACGTGGTGCTCTTCACCGACCTCGCCAACCCGACAAGCAACGCCCTTTACCAGCGAATCGGCTACCTGCCGATCGAGGACCGCAGCGTAGTGGAGTTCGCCTCATGA
- a CDS encoding LLM class flavin-dependent oxidoreductase: MNRVPLSVLDLATVSEGHDSADALRGTTEIARAADDLGYARFWVAEHHNMPAVASTSPPVLIAHVAANTSRIRVGSGGVMLPNHMPFVVAEQFALLEALHPGRIDLGIGRAPGTDQATAAALRGGSPHLTVEQFPDHLGMVLALLGDDRVPPERVSRLRATPAPRTFPEVWMLGSSTYGAQVAAALGLPFCYAYHFAMSSDVDTAARLYRSAFKPSPRYPEPHLMVSASVLAAETREEAQFLAGPSRIVALSLRTGRLGPIVSPESAANQELSDLDRGVLDQLPGTQYAGTADDVVAGLDALVERTGANELILAGATYAPATRQDSLARIAKAWGLPN; this comes from the coding sequence ATGAATCGTGTGCCTTTGTCCGTGCTGGACCTCGCCACCGTCAGCGAGGGGCACGACAGCGCCGACGCGCTGCGCGGCACCACCGAGATCGCGCGGGCCGCGGACGATCTCGGATACGCCCGCTTCTGGGTCGCGGAGCACCACAACATGCCGGCGGTCGCGTCCACCTCGCCGCCGGTGCTTATCGCGCACGTCGCGGCGAACACCAGCCGCATCCGGGTCGGCTCCGGCGGAGTCATGCTGCCCAACCACATGCCGTTCGTCGTGGCCGAGCAGTTCGCCCTGCTCGAGGCCCTGCACCCCGGCCGCATCGACCTCGGCATCGGGCGGGCGCCCGGCACCGACCAGGCCACCGCCGCCGCGCTGCGCGGCGGCTCGCCGCACCTGACCGTCGAGCAGTTCCCCGACCACCTCGGCATGGTGCTGGCCCTGCTCGGCGACGACCGGGTGCCGCCGGAGCGGGTCAGCCGGCTGCGGGCCACCCCGGCGCCGCGGACGTTCCCCGAGGTCTGGATGCTCGGCTCGTCCACCTACGGGGCACAGGTGGCGGCCGCGCTCGGGCTGCCGTTCTGCTACGCGTACCACTTCGCGATGAGCTCCGATGTGGACACCGCGGCGCGGCTCTACCGCTCGGCCTTCAAGCCGTCGCCGCGATACCCCGAACCGCACCTCATGGTCAGCGCCTCCGTGCTCGCGGCGGAGACCCGGGAGGAGGCGCAGTTCCTGGCCGGGCCGAGCCGGATCGTCGCGCTGAGCCTGCGCACCGGGCGCCTCGGCCCGATCGTCTCCCCGGAGTCGGCGGCGAACCAGGAACTGTCCGATCTCGACCGCGGCGTCCTCGACCAGCTACCCGGCACGCAATATGCGGGCACCGCCGACGACGTCGTCGCGGGCCTGGACGCGTTGGTGGAGCGCACCGGCGCGAACGAGCTGATCCTCGCCGGCGCGACCTACGCACCGGCGACCAGGCAGGATTCGCTGGCCCGCATCGCCAAGGCCTGGGGCCTGCCGAATTAG
- a CDS encoding MaoC/PaaZ C-terminal domain-containing protein, whose translation MAETLPTQTFTVTRADLIRYCGASGDFNTIHWSERIANSVGLPGVIAHGMYTMALAGRAVSTWAGAPDAVVEFGVRFSRPVPVPDTDEGTEVVVAGVVKEVTDDGLTKIELTATCNGEKVLSLARATIRKR comes from the coding sequence ATGGCTGAAACGCTGCCCACCCAGACGTTCACCGTCACCCGGGCCGACCTGATCCGCTACTGCGGCGCCTCCGGCGACTTCAACACGATCCACTGGAGCGAGCGGATCGCCAACAGCGTCGGCCTGCCCGGCGTGATCGCGCACGGGATGTACACGATGGCCCTGGCCGGCCGCGCGGTCTCCACCTGGGCCGGCGCGCCGGACGCCGTTGTCGAGTTCGGCGTGCGGTTCTCCCGCCCGGTCCCGGTGCCGGACACCGACGAGGGCACCGAGGTCGTGGTGGCCGGTGTGGTCAAGGAGGTCACGGACGACGGCCTCACCAAGATCGAACTGACCGCGACCTGCAACGGCGAGAAGGTGCTGTCGCTCGCGAGGGCGACCATTCGTAAGAGGTAG
- a CDS encoding MOSC domain-containing protein, translating into MTSAVVLQVNLAVPEKSNAKHVGTTGINKQPVDHPVAVRAPGPKRTGLHSGLVGDQIFDVEHHGGDDQAVYAYAREDYDWWEERLGRKLPGGLFGENLTTAGLDVNGAMLGETWRIGDELVLQTTFGRIPCATFQWKMAEPQWVKRFGAERRPGAYLRVVRPGDVQAGDRIEILDRPGHGVSVADGFHAWLHEPELLRGYLDLDLPETLKEDFRRRLKI; encoded by the coding sequence ATGACCAGTGCCGTCGTTCTCCAGGTCAACCTGGCCGTGCCCGAGAAGAGCAACGCCAAGCACGTCGGTACGACCGGCATCAACAAGCAGCCGGTCGACCACCCGGTCGCGGTGCGGGCGCCGGGGCCGAAACGCACCGGGCTGCACAGCGGCCTGGTGGGCGACCAGATCTTCGACGTCGAGCACCACGGCGGCGACGACCAGGCCGTCTACGCGTACGCCCGCGAGGACTACGACTGGTGGGAGGAGCGACTCGGGCGCAAGCTGCCGGGCGGCCTCTTCGGTGAGAACCTGACGACGGCGGGCCTCGACGTCAACGGCGCGATGCTGGGCGAGACCTGGCGGATCGGCGACGAACTGGTGCTACAGACCACCTTCGGCCGGATCCCGTGCGCGACGTTCCAGTGGAAGATGGCGGAGCCGCAGTGGGTCAAGCGCTTCGGCGCGGAACGCCGGCCGGGCGCCTACCTGCGCGTGGTCCGGCCCGGCGACGTGCAGGCCGGCGACCGCATAGAGATCCTCGACCGCCCCGGCCACGGCGTGAGCGTCGCGGACGGCTTTCACGCCTGGCTGCACGAGCCGGAGCTGCTGCGCGGGTACCTGGACCTGGATCTGCCGGAAACCCTGAAGGAGGACTTCCGCCGCCGCCTCAAGATCTAA
- a CDS encoding putative bifunctional diguanylate cyclase/phosphodiesterase, giving the protein MAGRQSPPRRSPEYVWLVTGTLTVVAVVFSVILAVRHEGWQNGWPVALLALPFFVLLGMSSRHILIRRHSVSLSIIEIPLVLAFFFVPAALVVAVSAVAVLIKEMRRHAAPDKLSFNVARAAAATATGGIVLELFPPIDGVGPVTWGILGVAVTVTTLVTVLAVAAAMVTVQGLSAGLDMVRVAWPVLLAAEVCIVIGLVFTIALDTTWWSACLLLVLAAVLTLAYRSYSDFLRQHHTLAELYELANAVVESGQDVTLIDSVLVRARALMQTEYATIRLPASGRYPEVLLTSKIEAQGLLDFSRTPAALTQRATVERRSVAVGTQIGTDRDLLPVLREAGVKDCIVVPLRSGQAVIGTLEMVNRLGDLKHFTAGDVQVVETIAAHAAAAVENSRLVERLRYDAYHDRLTALPNRRRIIDALTESVKIRTPGEVVAVILFDVDGLRDVNESMGHDAGDKLLTEVAGRLCKIADPGALVGRIGGDEFVVTLRAESTEETVRLATEMREQLRGPMAVGTLTLDVDTAAGVAVQPDHGDDPDALLRRAELAANAAKALPYGVQLFHPALESRAVRRLGLAADLRRALDSGELEVHFQPKVTIQDRHLIGVECLARWQHPAHGEVSPEDFVAVAEHTGQLHRLTEVVLTAGLRHCREWADSGRPLSIAVNLSARTLLDPRFPDQVHGLLKQYRVPPGQVTFEISEPSMLGEIERALPTMYRLRDLGVRLSVDDFGTGASSLSYLRQLPVHELKIDDSFVQGIATDSGDLAIVRAVIGLAREFGLTVVAEGVESELTFDLLAELGCEIGQGYFFSRPLPVERLNTWLSAQTEPEETPTGEVRRLRAVG; this is encoded by the coding sequence ATGGCAGGGCGTCAGTCCCCACCGCGACGATCTCCTGAATACGTCTGGCTGGTCACTGGGACGCTGACGGTCGTTGCCGTCGTGTTCAGCGTCATCCTCGCCGTCCGGCACGAGGGCTGGCAGAACGGGTGGCCGGTCGCGCTGCTGGCGCTCCCCTTCTTCGTACTGCTGGGAATGAGCTCGCGGCACATTCTGATCCGCCGCCACAGCGTCTCTCTGAGCATCATCGAGATTCCTCTCGTTCTCGCCTTCTTCTTCGTCCCGGCCGCCCTTGTGGTGGCCGTGAGCGCCGTTGCGGTGCTGATCAAGGAGATGCGCCGGCACGCCGCGCCGGACAAGCTCTCGTTCAACGTCGCCCGGGCCGCCGCCGCCACCGCGACCGGCGGCATCGTCCTGGAGCTGTTCCCGCCGATCGACGGCGTCGGCCCCGTCACCTGGGGCATCCTCGGTGTCGCGGTCACCGTCACCACGCTGGTGACGGTTCTCGCGGTGGCCGCCGCGATGGTGACCGTGCAGGGCCTGTCGGCGGGTCTCGACATGGTTCGCGTCGCCTGGCCGGTCCTGCTCGCCGCCGAGGTCTGCATCGTCATCGGGCTGGTCTTCACCATCGCGCTGGACACGACGTGGTGGTCCGCCTGCCTGCTGCTGGTGCTCGCCGCCGTGCTCACGCTGGCGTACCGGTCCTACTCGGACTTCCTTCGGCAGCACCACACCCTCGCCGAGCTCTACGAACTGGCCAACGCCGTCGTCGAGTCCGGACAGGACGTCACCCTTATCGACTCGGTGCTGGTGCGCGCGCGGGCCCTGATGCAGACCGAGTACGCGACGATCCGGCTGCCCGCCTCCGGCCGCTATCCCGAGGTGCTGCTGACCTCCAAGATCGAGGCACAGGGCCTGCTCGACTTCAGCCGCACGCCGGCCGCGCTCACCCAGCGGGCGACCGTCGAACGCCGCAGTGTCGCCGTCGGTACGCAGATCGGGACCGACCGGGACCTGCTGCCGGTGCTGCGGGAGGCGGGGGTCAAGGACTGCATCGTCGTGCCGCTGCGGTCGGGTCAGGCCGTGATCGGCACGCTCGAGATGGTCAACCGGCTCGGCGATCTGAAGCACTTCACCGCGGGCGACGTGCAGGTGGTCGAGACGATCGCCGCGCACGCGGCCGCGGCGGTGGAGAATTCCCGGCTGGTCGAGCGGCTGCGCTACGACGCGTACCACGATCGGCTCACCGCGCTCCCGAACCGGCGACGGATCATCGACGCGCTCACCGAGTCCGTCAAGATCCGTACGCCCGGCGAGGTGGTCGCGGTGATCCTCTTCGACGTCGACGGGCTGCGCGACGTCAACGAGTCGATGGGCCACGACGCGGGTGACAAGCTCCTCACCGAGGTCGCCGGTCGACTGTGCAAGATCGCCGATCCGGGTGCCCTGGTGGGCCGGATCGGCGGCGACGAGTTCGTCGTGACGCTGCGCGCGGAGAGCACCGAGGAGACCGTCCGGCTCGCCACCGAGATGCGCGAGCAGCTGCGCGGCCCGATGGCCGTCGGCACGCTCACCCTCGACGTGGACACCGCGGCCGGCGTGGCCGTGCAACCCGACCACGGCGACGACCCGGACGCCCTGCTGCGCCGTGCCGAGCTGGCCGCCAACGCGGCCAAGGCGCTGCCGTACGGCGTGCAGCTGTTCCACCCGGCGCTGGAGTCGCGGGCCGTCCGGCGCCTCGGCCTCGCCGCCGACCTGCGCCGCGCCCTGGACTCGGGCGAGCTCGAGGTCCACTTCCAGCCGAAGGTGACCATCCAGGACCGGCACCTGATCGGCGTCGAGTGCCTGGCGCGCTGGCAGCACCCCGCGCACGGCGAGGTGTCCCCGGAGGACTTCGTCGCCGTCGCCGAGCACACCGGGCAGCTGCACCGCCTCACCGAGGTGGTGCTGACCGCGGGCCTCCGACACTGCCGTGAGTGGGCGGACTCCGGTCGCCCGCTCTCCATCGCGGTGAACCTGTCGGCGCGCACGCTGCTCGACCCGCGCTTCCCCGACCAGGTGCACGGGCTCCTCAAGCAGTACCGGGTCCCGCCCGGACAGGTCACCTTCGAGATCTCGGAGCCGAGCATGCTCGGCGAGATCGAACGGGCGCTGCCGACCATGTACCGGCTGCGCGACCTCGGCGTGCGGTTGTCGGTCGACGACTTCGGCACCGGTGCGTCGTCGCTGTCCTACCTGCGGCAGCTACCGGTCCACGAGTTGAAGATCGATGACAGCTTCGTGCAGGGGATAGCGACCGACTCGGGTGACCTCGCCATCGTGCGCGCGGTCATCGGGCTCGCGCGTGAGTTCGGTCTCACCGTGGTCGCCGAGGGCGTCGAGAGCGAGCTGACCTTCGACCTGCTGGCCGAGCTCGGCTGCGAGATCGGACAGGGCTACTTCTTCAGCCGGCCGCTGCCCGTCGAGCGGCTGAACACGTGGCTCAGCGCGCAGACGGAGCCCGAGGAGACGCCCACCGGCGAGGTCCGCCGACTGCGCGCGGTCGGCTGA
- a CDS encoding sulfurtransferase has product MIDPVVGLDWVRERGDRVVLADVRWYLDGRSGRAAYESGHLPGAVFVDLDRWLARHGSADGGRHPLPEPEVFAQGMAAVGIGDGDVVVGYDDAGGVVAARLVWMLRAIGHEAALLDGGLSAYEGELVRDEPDRPAGVFTARAWPADRLAGIDDAADGSAVVLDARDRARFRGDTEPIDPRAGHIPGARSLPCRENLADDGRFLAVPALRERFLSVGVTAGADVVSYCGSGVTACHNLLALEHAGLGVGRLYPGSWSQYSATSRPAATGDQ; this is encoded by the coding sequence GTGATCGATCCGGTGGTCGGCCTGGACTGGGTGCGTGAGCGGGGCGACCGGGTCGTTCTCGCCGACGTCCGCTGGTATCTCGACGGGCGGTCGGGGCGGGCCGCGTACGAGTCGGGGCATCTGCCGGGTGCCGTGTTCGTGGATCTCGACCGCTGGCTGGCCCGGCACGGCTCGGCGGACGGTGGGCGGCATCCGTTGCCGGAGCCCGAGGTCTTCGCGCAGGGCATGGCGGCGGTCGGCATCGGCGACGGTGACGTCGTGGTCGGGTACGACGACGCCGGGGGTGTGGTGGCGGCGCGGCTGGTCTGGATGTTGCGCGCCATCGGGCACGAGGCCGCGCTGCTCGACGGCGGGCTCAGCGCGTACGAGGGTGAACTGGTCCGCGACGAGCCGGATCGGCCCGCGGGGGTCTTCACCGCGCGGGCCTGGCCGGCCGACCGGCTGGCCGGCATCGATGATGCGGCCGACGGGTCGGCCGTGGTGCTCGACGCCCGCGACCGTGCGCGGTTCCGGGGTGACACCGAGCCGATCGATCCGCGGGCGGGGCACATTCCGGGTGCGCGCAGCCTGCCGTGCCGGGAGAATCTCGCCGATGACGGCCGTTTCCTGGCGGTGCCGGCTCTGCGGGAGCGTTTCCTGTCCGTTGGCGTGACGGCCGGCGCGGATGTCGTGTCCTACTGCGGCTCGGGCGTCACGGCCTGCCATAACCTGCTCGCCCTCGAGCATGCCGGCCTCGGCGTCGGCCGGCTCTATCCTGGCTCCTGGTCGCAGTACAGCGCCACGAGCCGGCCGGCGGCGACCGGCGACCAGTAA
- a CDS encoding YbaB/EbfC family nucleoid-associated protein, translating to MGRLERYQDDVAAIHATGTSTYGWVTVTRAGDGELDVRIRPGMLRTLADTEIAAEIRSALLATLADHHHKYRQLRIDYFGSPVGVRAFTPPGHS from the coding sequence ATGGGCCGGCTCGAGCGCTACCAGGACGACGTCGCCGCGATCCACGCCACCGGTACCTCAACCTATGGGTGGGTCACAGTGACCCGGGCCGGCGACGGCGAACTCGACGTCAGGATCCGGCCCGGCATGCTGCGCACGCTCGCCGACACCGAGATCGCGGCCGAGATCCGCAGTGCGCTGCTGGCCACCCTGGCCGACCACCACCATAAGTATCGGCAGCTGCGCATCGACTATTTCGGCTCACCGGTCGGCGTCAGGGCCTTCACACCACCGGGGCACTCATGA
- a CDS encoding MaoC family dehydratase N-terminal domain-containing protein codes for MPLDQSFAGRSWPPTAPYLVGREKIREFATAIGATDAEYHDPEAARAIGYADVVAPPTFPVVITMTASRQIVADPELGLDYSRVVHGDQRFAYARPVVAGDSLVCVNTVEEITSRGGHDFLTTRTDVTTEAGEAVVTVWSKLVQRGEE; via the coding sequence ATGCCTTTGGACCAGTCGTTCGCCGGCCGCAGTTGGCCGCCCACCGCGCCCTATCTCGTGGGCCGCGAGAAGATCCGTGAGTTCGCCACCGCGATCGGCGCCACGGATGCCGAGTACCACGACCCGGAGGCCGCCCGCGCCATCGGTTACGCCGATGTGGTGGCGCCGCCCACGTTCCCGGTCGTGATCACCATGACCGCCAGCCGCCAGATCGTCGCCGATCCCGAGCTCGGCCTGGACTACAGCCGGGTGGTGCACGGCGACCAGCGGTTCGCGTACGCCCGGCCCGTGGTCGCCGGCGACTCCCTGGTCTGCGTGAACACGGTCGAGGAGATCACCTCGCGGGGCGGGCACGACTTCCTGACGACCCGCACCGACGTCACCACCGAGGCCGGCGAGGCCGTCGTCACGGTGTGGTCCAAGCTCGTTCAGCGCGGGGAGGAATGA
- the rpmG gene encoding 50S ribosomal protein L33: MAKATDVRPKITLACTECKERNYITRKNRRNDPDRIELKKFCPRDGKHTLHRETR, encoded by the coding sequence GTGGCCAAGGCGACCGACGTCCGTCCCAAGATCACCTTGGCGTGTACGGAGTGCAAGGAGCGGAACTACATCACCCGCAAGAACCGCCGTAACGACCCGGACCGCATCGAGCTCAAGAAGTTCTGCCCCCGGGACGGCAAGCACACGCTGCACCGCGAGACCCGCTGA
- a CDS encoding aminoglycoside N(3)-acetyltransferase, with amino-acid sequence MDQPAPHTVESLASDLRALGVAAGDVVLLHSSIRSLGFVAGGAQAVVQALLDVLGPGGTLVVPTQTSENTDPAGWSRPPVPEAWWPVIRAHTPPFDPARTPSRGMGVIAETVRTWPGAVRSDHPQVSFAAVGGRAAEIVGGHRLDDAFGETSPLGALYRLGGKVLLLGCGHGSNTSLHLAEYRQASPPRVVTGSSVRQPDGTGRWTTWFDVDADEGDFERLGADFEATGAAVVGRVGGATARLMSQPAAVDFATAWLAANRAYP; translated from the coding sequence ATGGATCAGCCGGCACCGCACACCGTCGAATCCCTGGCGTCCGACCTGCGCGCGCTCGGTGTAGCCGCGGGCGACGTGGTGCTGCTGCACTCTTCGATCCGCAGCCTCGGGTTCGTGGCCGGCGGCGCGCAGGCGGTCGTGCAGGCGCTGCTGGACGTGCTCGGGCCCGGCGGCACCCTCGTCGTGCCGACGCAGACGTCCGAGAACACCGACCCGGCCGGGTGGTCGCGGCCGCCCGTGCCCGAGGCGTGGTGGCCGGTGATCCGCGCGCACACCCCGCCGTTCGACCCGGCGCGGACTCCGAGCCGGGGCATGGGCGTCATCGCCGAGACGGTCCGCACGTGGCCGGGTGCGGTGCGCAGTGACCACCCGCAGGTCTCGTTCGCCGCGGTGGGCGGGCGGGCCGCCGAGATCGTCGGCGGGCACCGGCTCGACGACGCGTTCGGCGAGACCTCGCCGCTGGGCGCGCTGTACCGGCTCGGCGGCAAGGTGCTTCTGCTCGGCTGCGGCCACGGCTCGAACACCTCGCTGCACCTCGCGGAGTATCGGCAGGCCTCCCCGCCGCGGGTGGTCACCGGATCGTCGGTCCGGCAGCCGGACGGGACGGGTCGGTGGACGACCTGGTTCGACGTCGATGCCGATGAGGGCGACTTCGAGCGACTCGGTGCCGACTTCGAGGCAACCGGCGCCGCGGTGGTCGGCCGGGTCGGCGGCGCGACGGCCCGCCTGATGTCCCAGCCGGCGGCGGTCGACTTCGCGACTGCCTGGCTGGCGGCGAACCGCGCCTATCCGTAG
- a CDS encoding barstar family protein, whose translation MTTVYVLDGKRINSLDDFYAVVGEAMGCGGYFGRNLDAFADCLRGGFGTPDDGDFKVVWRDHEHSRNALGHAEVIRNLEHQIRTCHPSHRESMRERINEARAGRGETAFAWLLEIFEQEVPGQFRLE comes from the coding sequence GTGACGACGGTCTACGTGCTCGACGGCAAGCGCATCAACAGCCTCGACGACTTCTATGCAGTCGTGGGTGAGGCGATGGGTTGTGGCGGGTACTTCGGGAGGAACCTGGATGCCTTCGCCGACTGCCTCCGCGGTGGGTTCGGCACGCCGGACGACGGTGACTTCAAGGTGGTCTGGCGCGACCACGAGCACAGCCGCAACGCGTTGGGGCACGCCGAGGTGATACGCAACCTGGAACACCAGATCCGGACGTGCCATCCAAGCCATCGCGAGTCGATGCGAGAACGGATCAACGAAGCACGCGCCGGACGAGGCGAGACGGCGTTCGCCTGGCTGTTAGAGATCTTTGAGCAAGAAGTTCCCGGCCAGTTCCGCCTGGAGTAG